A window of the Corallococcus exiguus genome harbors these coding sequences:
- a CDS encoding polysaccharide lyase: protein MQPKHFAVAASVSLFALGLSAQAAEIFRNTGTLTGWNSINREHNGSVNEVTNVTYEGPTAIKVTQIYDPNYTGRYHSEVVRNNVYRRGDTGFYGFTFRLQQDWQFQPQSYNIAQFIADFSNTGCDDYMPSTMVWLSGNQLYTRVKQGTVCNQKTVTFPSLATVSAGEWHKVIMQVKWASDSTGYIKLWFDGVKVLEQFNLATTVADDRYFQFRVGLYANGWHDSGSMQGSQPNRSIWFDEIAAGTTFADADPSQW, encoded by the coding sequence ATGCAGCCCAAGCATTTCGCCGTCGCCGCTAGCGTGTCGCTGTTCGCGCTGGGGCTGAGCGCGCAGGCGGCGGAGATCTTCCGCAACACCGGAACACTCACCGGCTGGAACTCCATCAACCGGGAGCACAACGGCTCCGTGAACGAGGTCACCAACGTCACCTATGAGGGCCCCACCGCCATCAAGGTCACGCAGATCTACGACCCGAACTACACGGGCCGGTACCACTCGGAGGTGGTGAGGAACAACGTGTACCGCCGGGGCGACACGGGCTTCTATGGCTTCACGTTCCGCCTGCAGCAGGACTGGCAGTTCCAACCCCAGTCCTACAACATCGCGCAGTTCATCGCGGACTTCTCCAACACCGGCTGCGACGACTACATGCCGTCCACCATGGTGTGGCTGTCCGGCAACCAGCTCTACACGCGCGTCAAGCAGGGAACCGTCTGCAACCAGAAGACCGTCACCTTCCCCAGTCTGGCCACCGTGAGCGCGGGGGAATGGCACAAGGTCATCATGCAGGTGAAGTGGGCAAGCGACAGCACCGGCTACATCAAGCTCTGGTTCGACGGCGTGAAGGTCCTGGAGCAGTTCAATCTGGCGACCACCGTGGCTGACGACCGCTACTTCCAGTTCCGCGTCGGCCTCTACGCCAATGGCTGGCACGACAGCGGCTCCATGCAGGGCTCCCAGCCCAACCGCAGCATCTGGTTCGACGAAATCGCCGCCGGCACGACGTTCGCCGACGCCGACCCTTCGCAGTGGTAG
- a CDS encoding FKBP-type peptidyl-prolyl cis-trans isomerase, which produces MKIGKDSVVAIDYKLHLGDGKTVDESEAGEPLVYLHGYEEIVPGLEKALEGKSAGESLKTVVSAADGYGDYDPEGVEEVPRTEFPEDLEIKAGGILSATDPEGDEVDFLVKEVRKDTVLVDFNHPFAGKELHFEVSIKEVRAATPEELEHGHAHGPDDDHDH; this is translated from the coding sequence ATGAAAATCGGCAAGGACAGTGTTGTCGCCATTGACTACAAGCTGCACCTCGGCGACGGGAAGACCGTGGACGAGAGCGAGGCGGGCGAGCCGCTCGTCTACCTGCACGGCTACGAGGAGATCGTCCCCGGCCTGGAGAAGGCGCTGGAGGGCAAGTCCGCGGGCGAGTCGCTGAAGACGGTCGTCTCCGCGGCGGACGGCTACGGCGACTACGATCCGGAAGGCGTCGAGGAGGTCCCCCGGACCGAGTTCCCCGAGGACCTGGAGATCAAGGCCGGCGGCATCCTGAGCGCCACGGATCCGGAGGGCGACGAGGTCGACTTCCTGGTGAAGGAAGTTCGCAAGGACACGGTGCTGGTGGACTTCAACCACCCGTTCGCCGGCAAGGAACTGCACTTCGAGGTCTCCATCAAGGAAGTGCGCGCCGCCACGCCCGAGGAACTCGAGCACGGCCACGCGCACGGCCCCGACGACGACCACGATCACTGA
- a CDS encoding NrsF family protein — MSPPTDPWRSTPPRLDPKAMERALAASRAELALKRPVRGWRSQALGVFAASAGMALAVMGVFLALGRTTGSMLMGRAPLLAMLLSTSAVCSWGALSPRGRRLRWVGVGMALVSSALLVLTRATPRGPSSLPEWVCTVSHVALALVPLVVALVALRSAVFDPLRATVAGLAVGTVGAVVGELACEQGPGHVATYHLGAWALLTLVTWALSKRLKPRTYAP; from the coding sequence ATGAGCCCTCCGACCGACCCATGGCGGTCCACCCCGCCCCGCCTGGACCCTAAGGCGATGGAGCGCGCGCTGGCGGCATCGCGCGCGGAGCTGGCCCTGAAGCGGCCCGTGCGGGGGTGGCGTTCGCAGGCGTTGGGCGTGTTCGCGGCGTCCGCGGGCATGGCGCTCGCGGTGATGGGCGTGTTCCTGGCGCTGGGGCGCACCACGGGCTCGATGCTGATGGGCCGCGCGCCCCTGCTGGCGATGCTGCTGTCCACGAGCGCGGTGTGCTCCTGGGGAGCGCTGTCCCCGCGAGGGCGCAGGCTGCGCTGGGTGGGCGTGGGCATGGCGCTGGTGAGCTCCGCGCTGCTGGTGCTGACGCGGGCCACCCCGCGGGGCCCTTCCAGCCTCCCCGAGTGGGTGTGCACAGTGAGCCACGTGGCGCTGGCGTTGGTGCCCCTGGTGGTGGCGCTGGTCGCGTTGCGGTCGGCGGTGTTCGACCCGCTGCGCGCGACGGTGGCGGGGCTGGCAGTGGGGACGGTGGGCGCGGTCGTGGGCGAGCTGGCGTGTGAGCAGGGCCCTGGCCACGTGGCCACCTATCACCTGGGGGCATGGGCGCTGTTGACGCTCGTGACCTGGGCGCTGTCGAAACGACTCAAACCCCGGACCTACGCACCATGA
- a CDS encoding RNA polymerase sigma factor: protein MEGVTDEVLMDQFRQGDEPAFEALFARHAGRVHGFLARMVRDGPLAEDLMQTTFLSVIRARGRYERGTRFTPWLLTIAANAARDALRHQQHVDAHAHAPQDGPTSVPAPDGDPAMRRRIEDALQQLPVEQREAVVLSKMEGWSFEEIAEMRGIRAGAARLRAHRGYEKLRELLGGLEDVS from the coding sequence ATGGAAGGCGTTACGGACGAAGTGCTCATGGACCAGTTTCGCCAGGGAGACGAGCCGGCGTTCGAGGCGCTGTTCGCCCGGCATGCCGGGCGTGTGCACGGCTTCCTCGCCCGCATGGTGAGGGACGGGCCGCTGGCGGAGGACCTCATGCAGACGACCTTCCTTTCCGTCATCCGCGCCCGGGGCCGCTACGAGCGCGGCACCCGCTTCACCCCCTGGCTGCTCACCATCGCGGCGAACGCGGCCCGGGACGCGCTGCGGCATCAGCAGCACGTGGACGCGCACGCGCACGCGCCGCAGGACGGACCCACGTCGGTGCCCGCGCCGGACGGGGACCCGGCCATGCGCCGGCGCATCGAGGACGCGCTCCAGCAATTGCCCGTGGAGCAGCGTGAGGCCGTGGTGCTGAGCAAGATGGAGGGCTGGTCCTTCGAGGAGATCGCCGAGATGCGCGGCATCCGCGCGGGCGCGGCCCGGCTCCGGGCACACCGGGGCTACGAGAAGCTGCGTGAGTTGCTGGGCGGACTGGAGGACGTGTCATGA
- the sugE gene encoding quaternary ammonium compound efflux SMR transporter SugE → MSPSWILLIIAGLLEVCWTLGLKYTQGFTRPLPSVLTVAAIIASMGLLGLAVKQLPIGTAYAVWVGIGAAGAAIAGMVLFHEPATPSRLFFLVLMIVAIIGLKVTSGTH, encoded by the coding sequence ATGTCGCCGTCGTGGATCCTCCTCATCATCGCGGGCCTTCTCGAGGTCTGCTGGACGCTGGGCCTCAAGTACACGCAGGGCTTCACCCGACCGCTGCCCAGCGTGCTCACGGTGGCCGCCATCATCGCGAGCATGGGCCTCCTGGGCCTCGCGGTGAAGCAGCTCCCCATCGGCACGGCCTACGCGGTCTGGGTGGGCATCGGCGCGGCCGGCGCGGCGATCGCGGGCATGGTGCTCTTCCATGAGCCCGCCACGCCCTCGCGCCTGTTCTTCCTGGTCCTGATGATCGTCGCCATCATCGGGCTGAAGGTCACCAGCGGAACGCACTGA
- a CDS encoding glutathione S-transferase has product MSDAKFELYYWPGIPGRGEFVRLVLEEAGADWVDVGLLPEAQGGGAKAITAMISKGSVPAYAPPVLKVGDVVFSQAPNICSYLGERFGLVPADEASRLHARQFQLTVADAVAEAHDTHHPLAVMKYYDEQKDAAKQRAEDFRTQRIPKFLGYFERVLKANTQGGGKYLLGRDFSYPELALYQLVEGLLYAFPNAMRRVAPEVPGVMALRQRIAERPRIAAYKKSPRAQPFNPHGIFRHYPELDDPNATK; this is encoded by the coding sequence ATGAGCGACGCGAAGTTCGAGCTGTACTACTGGCCCGGCATTCCCGGCCGGGGCGAGTTCGTGCGGCTGGTGCTGGAGGAGGCGGGCGCGGACTGGGTCGACGTGGGCCTCCTGCCCGAAGCCCAGGGCGGCGGCGCCAAGGCCATCACGGCGATGATTTCCAAGGGCTCCGTGCCCGCGTACGCGCCGCCCGTGCTCAAGGTGGGCGACGTCGTCTTCTCCCAGGCGCCCAACATCTGCTCCTACCTGGGTGAGCGCTTCGGCCTGGTCCCCGCGGACGAAGCCTCGCGTCTCCATGCCCGTCAATTCCAGCTCACCGTCGCGGACGCGGTCGCGGAAGCACATGACACGCACCACCCGCTCGCCGTGATGAAGTACTACGACGAGCAGAAGGACGCCGCGAAGCAGCGCGCCGAGGATTTCCGCACCCAGCGCATCCCGAAGTTCCTGGGCTATTTCGAACGCGTGTTGAAGGCAAACACGCAGGGCGGCGGGAAGTACCTCCTGGGCCGCGACTTCTCCTATCCGGAACTGGCGCTATACCAACTGGTGGAAGGCCTGCTGTATGCCTTTCCCAATGCCATGCGCCGCGTCGCGCCCGAGGTGCCCGGCGTGATGGCCTTGCGTCAGCGCATCGCGGAGCGCCCTCGCATCGCTGCCTACAAGAAATCCCCGCGCGCCCAGCCTTTCAACCCTCACGGCATCTTCCGGCACTACCCGGAGCTGGACGACCCGAACGCGACGAAGTGA
- a CDS encoding DUF2378 family protein — protein sequence MSPAEVVIQSTLFESLLRCVRLDNALRERMAAAGYDPDRPRASYPASVFQRCQNLVLQAAYAGRPREEALRQMGRDLVRGYFETLVGKVVNVALKVAGPDRAMKRVALSFRSVMEPVEITSTELGPKDWRVTFQGYPFPAEAAAGCCEEALRQAGAANANAVLESDDGHGRFELHMRW from the coding sequence ATGTCCCCGGCCGAGGTCGTCATCCAGTCCACGCTGTTCGAATCGCTGCTGCGCTGCGTGCGGTTGGACAACGCGTTGCGCGAGCGGATGGCGGCGGCTGGCTATGACCCGGACCGGCCCAGGGCCAGCTATCCGGCGTCGGTGTTCCAGCGCTGCCAGAACCTGGTGCTGCAGGCCGCGTACGCGGGCCGGCCTCGCGAGGAGGCCCTGCGTCAGATGGGCCGGGACCTGGTGCGCGGCTACTTCGAGACGCTGGTGGGCAAGGTCGTGAACGTGGCCCTGAAGGTCGCGGGCCCGGACCGCGCGATGAAGCGGGTGGCGCTGAGCTTCCGCTCCGTGATGGAGCCGGTGGAGATCACCTCCACGGAGCTGGGCCCCAAGGACTGGCGGGTGACCTTCCAGGGCTATCCCTTCCCGGCGGAGGCCGCGGCGGGGTGTTGCGAGGAGGCGCTGCGTCAGGCCGGGGCCGCCAATGCCAACGCGGTGCTCGAGTCCGACGACGGACACGGCCGCTTCGAGCTGCACATGCGCTGGTAG
- a CDS encoding NUDIX hydrolase — protein MTDGRSWEGNWKVRIHERLQERGFKSLTAFADSRPAVPFEDLAEELGKDDVAGIQVLRGLLAEAERSKQVTRFVRDVFVRHLAHSLPKGWPAVMDDHARFLLAKALAYWSTDIPESHQARADQAGDALDAHPPPPGWRPLGPDDELLCTLLPDEEA, from the coding sequence ATGACGGACGGTCGTTCCTGGGAAGGCAACTGGAAGGTCCGCATTCATGAGCGGCTTCAGGAGCGCGGTTTCAAGTCGCTCACCGCGTTCGCTGACTCGCGACCCGCCGTGCCGTTCGAGGACCTCGCGGAGGAACTTGGGAAGGACGATGTCGCGGGCATCCAGGTCCTTCGCGGACTGCTTGCCGAAGCGGAGCGGAGCAAGCAGGTCACGCGCTTCGTTCGCGACGTGTTCGTGCGTCACCTTGCCCACAGCCTCCCGAAGGGCTGGCCGGCCGTGATGGATGACCACGCCCGGTTCCTGTTGGCCAAGGCGCTCGCCTATTGGTCCACGGACATTCCTGAATCGCATCAAGCACGGGCCGATCAAGCAGGCGATGCGCTTGATGCCCATCCACCCCCACCGGGCTGGCGTCCCCTCGGTCCCGACGACGAACTCCTCTGCACGTTGCTGCCGGACGAAGAAGCCTGA
- a CDS encoding CotH kinase family protein produces the protein MRTRRWWTRGLAGLACFALVACGGGDTPSPTNDTPSGTDSDAGTHPQSDAGTVDGGTLPSSDAGTGSQSDAGTEMPDAGTAPQACAPTAGDTRWVLEGEAFTAQVTCATGLKEAGLRFGVKNLPQGATFDESTATLRWTPALNQGAVWMLTLEERTTDETGTLKVGVANNDNAPGKVDIVDPAAYTEEYGLPVVHLFFDPAVGLTSGGYRPAEVVYRGHRFTMEAKYRGATSSVFPKRSLTFKFAEDDLFSEPVFGDGFKDRKRLVLITPFNDNSYLRSRLAFDLWNRLSPDAVRIRTFSVVVYANKKYRGLYTAADHVDKRLMGWNGIDNDSDLFKGVDADANFSRLKRNGQTKEHLHVGFEKDEGTPEQNQPHAFDTLDAFVAWVADSSADGFRQEFGTKLKARDYEDWWIFNTLIQGNDSQGKNAYHAYDPKAGGPWRFIPWDLDASFGQNYDTTRTSATARPTYASDNLLFKRMLAEPTIAGPMRERYRQALKNELSEAQVQAMIDGYVRELGPNAQRDEARWATEYRNFAKPEAGSDGGYGNFPDWHLRQDFKTHVEEVEYIRQWVHTRWGAFQSQLP, from the coding sequence GTGCGAACAAGGCGATGGTGGACGCGGGGACTGGCGGGGCTGGCGTGCTTCGCTCTGGTGGCGTGCGGCGGCGGTGACACCCCATCGCCCACGAACGACACGCCTTCCGGCACGGACTCCGACGCGGGCACGCACCCGCAATCCGACGCGGGCACGGTGGATGGGGGCACGCTGCCGTCCTCCGACGCGGGAACGGGTTCGCAGTCCGACGCGGGCACCGAAATGCCGGACGCGGGGACGGCACCGCAGGCCTGCGCACCCACGGCGGGCGACACGCGCTGGGTGCTGGAGGGCGAGGCCTTCACCGCGCAGGTGACGTGCGCGACGGGCCTCAAGGAGGCCGGGCTGCGCTTCGGGGTGAAGAACCTGCCTCAGGGCGCCACGTTCGACGAGTCCACCGCCACGCTGCGTTGGACGCCCGCGCTCAACCAGGGCGCGGTGTGGATGCTCACGCTGGAGGAGCGCACCACCGACGAGACGGGCACGCTCAAGGTGGGCGTGGCCAACAATGACAACGCGCCGGGCAAGGTCGACATCGTCGACCCCGCGGCCTACACGGAGGAGTACGGGCTGCCCGTGGTGCACCTGTTCTTCGACCCGGCCGTGGGCCTGACGTCCGGAGGCTACCGGCCCGCGGAGGTGGTGTACCGGGGCCACCGCTTCACGATGGAAGCGAAGTACCGCGGGGCCACGTCCAGCGTGTTCCCCAAGCGCAGCCTGACCTTCAAGTTCGCGGAGGACGACCTGTTCTCCGAGCCCGTCTTCGGCGACGGCTTCAAGGACCGCAAGCGCCTGGTGCTGATCACGCCGTTCAATGACAACTCATACCTGCGCTCGCGGCTGGCGTTCGACCTGTGGAACCGGCTGTCACCCGACGCCGTGCGCATCCGCACCTTCAGCGTGGTGGTGTACGCGAACAAAAAGTACCGCGGGCTCTACACAGCGGCGGACCACGTGGACAAGCGGCTGATGGGGTGGAACGGCATCGACAACGACTCGGACCTCTTCAAGGGCGTGGACGCGGACGCCAACTTCTCCCGCCTCAAGCGCAATGGGCAGACGAAGGAGCACCTCCACGTCGGCTTCGAAAAGGACGAGGGCACGCCCGAGCAGAACCAGCCCCACGCCTTCGACACGCTGGACGCCTTCGTCGCGTGGGTGGCGGACTCCAGCGCGGACGGTTTCCGCCAGGAGTTCGGCACGAAGCTGAAGGCGCGGGACTACGAGGACTGGTGGATCTTCAATACGCTCATCCAGGGCAATGACTCGCAGGGGAAGAACGCCTATCACGCGTATGACCCCAAGGCGGGCGGACCGTGGCGCTTCATCCCGTGGGACCTGGACGCGAGCTTCGGGCAGAACTACGACACCACGCGCACCAGCGCCACGGCGCGGCCCACCTATGCGTCGGACAACCTGCTCTTCAAGCGGATGCTGGCGGAGCCCACCATCGCGGGCCCCATGCGCGAGCGCTACCGCCAGGCCCTGAAGAACGAGCTGAGCGAGGCCCAGGTGCAGGCGATGATTGACGGCTACGTGCGGGAGCTGGGGCCGAACGCGCAGCGAGACGAGGCGCGGTGGGCAACGGAGTACCGCAACTTCGCGAAGCCGGAGGCGGGGAGCGACGGAGGGTACGGCAACTTCCCGGACTGGCACCTGCGCCAGGACTTCAAGACCCACGTGGAGGAGGTGGAATACATCCGGCAGTGGGTGCACACGCGGTGGGGCGCGTTCCAGTCACAGCTGCCGTGA
- a CDS encoding carboxylesterase family protein has translation MNLNAPPRLIRNGRDFPFILIAPQRFNAFIQVPEIDSIIEFAKVHYRVDPKRIYLTGISAGAIQTWAYAAQHYAKLAAVLPIAGNGNGLNLCPMAAAGLPVWAFHGQADGTVSPYGSIDPVSRMNNTCSPGANPAAQLTLYPGVGHDSWGRTYDGSAGHDVYAWLLSHSL, from the coding sequence ATGAACCTGAACGCGCCGCCGCGGCTGATCCGCAACGGGCGCGACTTCCCGTTCATCCTGATCGCGCCGCAGCGGTTCAACGCGTTCATCCAGGTGCCGGAGATCGACTCCATCATCGAGTTCGCGAAGGTGCACTACCGGGTGGATCCGAAGCGCATCTACCTGACGGGGATCTCTGCGGGCGCCATCCAGACGTGGGCGTACGCGGCCCAGCACTACGCCAAGCTGGCGGCGGTGTTGCCCATCGCAGGCAACGGCAATGGCCTGAACCTCTGCCCCATGGCGGCGGCGGGCCTGCCGGTCTGGGCCTTCCACGGTCAGGCGGACGGCACGGTGTCGCCATACGGCTCCATCGATCCGGTGAGCCGGATGAACAACACCTGCTCGCCCGGGGCGAATCCCGCGGCGCAGCTCACGCTCTATCCCGGCGTGGGGCACGACTCGTGGGGCCGCACGTACGACGGTTCAGCGGGCCATGACGTCTACGCGTGGCTCTTGAGCCACAGCCTCTGA
- a CDS encoding Carotenogenesis protein CarS, whose product MKHDPSLILMEDVDGAPVRMGAAVMIVRTEPDDSVSERFLGRVGVVVALVFDDPPMQYPSDPLIQVRVAGLGEDLFFAREIVEVPQGHFVAFGSSSSG is encoded by the coding sequence ATGAAGCACGACCCCTCGCTCATCTTGATGGAAGACGTGGACGGCGCGCCGGTGCGCATGGGCGCGGCGGTGATGATCGTCCGCACGGAGCCGGATGACTCCGTGTCGGAGCGCTTCCTGGGCCGAGTGGGCGTCGTCGTTGCGCTGGTATTCGACGATCCGCCCATGCAGTACCCGAGCGACCCGCTCATCCAGGTGCGCGTGGCCGGCCTGGGCGAGGACCTGTTCTTCGCCCGCGAAATCGTCGAGGTGCCCCAGGGTCACTTCGTCGCGTTCGGGTCGTCCAGCTCCGGGTAG